The Chloroflexaceae bacterium genome has a segment encoding these proteins:
- a CDS encoding SDR family oxidoreductase, whose protein sequence is MEELRDKAVLITGGGGGIGRATALAFARSGARLMLGDLDLDAAEESARQVAAIGGEAYAMRCDVSRSEEAEALVREAVARLGRLDCAVNNAGIEASQESAARLPVETWERTIAINLSGVFYCMRAELAAMRASGGVIVNIASVLGLVGFAGAAAYVAAKHGVIGLTKVAAIEFAARGIRVNAVCPGFVETPMLDRVGITGDPDRRALIEGLHPINRLGRPEEIAGAVLYLCSDAASFVTGHALVVDGGYTAR, encoded by the coding sequence ATGGAAGAACTACGCGACAAAGCTGTCCTGATCACCGGCGGCGGCGGCGGCATCGGGCGCGCGACGGCCCTGGCCTTCGCCCGGTCCGGCGCCCGCCTGATGCTCGGCGATCTCGATCTTGACGCGGCAGAGGAGTCGGCCCGGCAGGTCGCCGCCATCGGAGGCGAGGCCTATGCCATGCGCTGCGACGTCTCGCGCTCCGAGGAGGCCGAGGCGCTGGTGCGCGAGGCGGTAGCGCGCCTGGGGCGTCTCGACTGCGCGGTCAACAATGCCGGCATCGAAGCTTCCCAGGAGAGCGCCGCGCGCCTGCCGGTCGAGACCTGGGAGCGCACCATCGCCATTAACCTGAGCGGCGTTTTCTACTGCATGCGCGCCGAGCTGGCGGCCATGCGCGCCAGCGGCGGCGTCATCGTCAACATCGCCTCGGTGCTGGGGCTGGTCGGTTTTGCCGGCGCCGCGGCCTATGTGGCCGCCAAGCACGGCGTGATCGGATTGACGAAGGTCGCCGCGATCGAGTTTGCCGCCCGTGGCATTCGGGTCAATGCCGTCTGCCCGGGTTTTGTCGAGACGCCCATGCTCGACCGCGTGGGCATAACCGGCGACCCCGACCGGCGCGCACTGATTGAGGGCCTGCACCCGATCAATCGCCTGGGCCGCCCCGAGGAGATCGCCGGAGCGGTGCTCTATCTGTGCTCCGATGCCGCCTCGTTTGTCACCGGCCATGCCCTGGTGGTGGATGGAGGCTACACGGCGCGGTAA
- a CDS encoding AI-2E family transporter: protein MGDSSRESTTILKPLLIIAAVVVLLGAMRLAAPILNPVLLALVITLLCNPIYLWLQRRGLPAWVALLIMIGGFLTTAGFLGSLIGISVSRATARLSVYQSLLAEQERALRAWLAGHGLIEGDLQLFGLLNSANLTSVLGFILTGIGNVLGNALLVVVLVIFFLVELPLFRRRFQHALGENSQLLHSLTSFGGSVVRYFVIRTYINLAVGIGSTIGLIFLEVPFAILWGILIFVFGFIPYIGIPIAMVPAVLLALAEHGFLRAGLVILAVTLVNTAFENLVAPALIGHQLRLSPAVVFLSFFFWTWLLGPPGTFLSMPITVLVTVILDSYEETRWLARLMGAASIEALSEAAPRSTVADSSSSQGVPET, encoded by the coding sequence ATGGGCGATTCTTCCCGCGAATCAACCACGATCCTCAAACCGTTGCTGATCATAGCGGCGGTGGTGGTGCTGCTTGGCGCGATGCGTCTGGCGGCGCCGATCCTCAATCCGGTGCTGCTGGCCCTGGTGATCACCCTCCTGTGCAACCCGATCTACCTCTGGCTGCAACGGCGCGGCCTGCCAGCCTGGGTCGCCCTGCTGATCATGATCGGCGGCTTTCTGACTACCGCGGGTTTCCTCGGATCGCTGATTGGCATCTCTGTCAGCCGGGCCACTGCCCGGCTGTCGGTCTACCAGTCGTTGCTGGCCGAGCAGGAACGCGCCCTGCGGGCCTGGCTCGCCGGTCACGGTTTGATCGAAGGCGACCTTCAACTCTTCGGCTTGCTCAATAGCGCCAACCTGACAAGTGTGTTGGGCTTCATTCTTACCGGCATAGGAAACGTGCTCGGCAACGCCCTGCTGGTCGTCGTGCTGGTGATCTTCTTCCTGGTGGAACTGCCCCTCTTCAGGCGCCGATTTCAACACGCCCTGGGTGAGAATAGTCAACTGCTGCATAGCCTGACGTCTTTTGGCGGGAGCGTGGTGCGCTACTTTGTCATTCGCACCTACATTAATCTTGCGGTTGGAATCGGATCGACCATAGGGTTGATATTCCTGGAAGTGCCGTTCGCCATCCTCTGGGGCATCCTGATCTTTGTGTTTGGCTTCATTCCCTACATCGGCATCCCCATTGCTATGGTGCCCGCAGTGCTGCTCGCCCTTGCCGAGCATGGCTTCCTGCGCGCTGGTCTGGTGATCCTGGCGGTTACCCTGGTCAACACCGCCTTCGAGAACCTGGTGGCCCCGGCGCTCATTGGCCACCAGTTGCGCCTCTCGCCAGCGGTGGTATTCCTTTCGTTCTTCTTCTGGACCTGGCTCCTCGGGCCGCCGGGCACCTTCCTCTCCATGCCCATCACGGTGTTGGTCACGGTGATCCTCGACAGCTACGAGGAGACACGCTGGCTGGCGCGTCTGATGGGCGCCGCGTCGATCGAGGCCCTGAGCGAGGCGGCGCCCAGATCGACAGTGGCCGATTCATCCTCCTCGCAGGGTGTTCCGGAAACATGA
- the pth gene encoding aminoacyl-tRNA hydrolase produces MWLIVGLGNPGERYARTRHNIGFEALDVLARRHGLEFRGKQARSLVAEGTIAGQRVALAKPQTFMNLSGQAVSALRNWYKIDPARELLVIYDDLDLPFAKLRLRERGSAGTHNGMRSIVQQLGNGEFPRLRVGIGQPPGKMDPAAYVLSRFSREEEEALPALLDTVADAVEVVLREGLVAAMNRYNPG; encoded by the coding sequence ATGTGGCTCATCGTCGGCCTGGGCAACCCGGGCGAACGCTATGCGCGAACGCGCCACAACATCGGCTTCGAGGCCCTCGACGTCCTCGCCCGGCGGCACGGTCTGGAGTTTCGGGGAAAACAGGCCAGAAGCCTGGTCGCCGAGGGGACCATCGCCGGGCAACGGGTGGCCCTGGCCAAGCCACAGACCTTCATGAACCTGAGCGGCCAGGCGGTGTCGGCGCTGCGCAACTGGTACAAAATTGACCCGGCGCGCGAACTGCTGGTGATCTACGACGATCTGGATCTGCCTTTTGCGAAGCTGCGTCTGCGCGAGCGCGGAAGCGCGGGCACCCACAACGGCATGCGCTCAATCGTGCAGCAACTGGGGAACGGCGAGTTCCCTCGCCTGCGCGTGGGCATTGGCCAGCCCCCGGGAAAGATGGACCCGGCGGCCTACGTGCTGTCACGCTTCTCGCGGGAAGAGGAGGAGGCCCTGCCGGCGCTGCTCGACACCGTCGCTGATGCAGTGGAAGTGGTGCTGCGCGAGGGGCTGGTCGCGGCGATGAACCGCTACAATCCGGGGTAG
- a CDS encoding C45 family peptidase produces the protein MALPLLRLEGSPYHQGLTHGKALRRRIEHNLRLYFARFERELKLTRAEALRRAARYAAAIADQSPDYHAGMRGIADGARVDLAAIAALNARYELFYDAFVERPLPEGCTTFALAPEATVEGHLLLGENWDWIAGVQGALIHTVEPDRPQSLAFTEAGIFGGKIGLNAAGLGLAINGLTSHDDDWRRLRRPFHVRWYEALRARDLDAAARAVASEERSCSANVLLAQVPDRVMNLELGPRGVHVSGCTHGCLVHANHFLHAEAVGVTERNVEKNPHSWRRQARLERLLAARPLALGDVQAALRDHEGYPYSICFHIDPNEPPEEHYESVVSVIMDLHACALFMTDGPPCQGTYTRYALAVGSDEV, from the coding sequence ATGGCATTGCCCCTGCTGCGCCTGGAAGGCTCTCCCTACCACCAGGGCCTGACCCACGGGAAGGCCCTGCGCAGGCGGATCGAGCACAATCTGCGCCTCTACTTCGCGCGCTTCGAGCGCGAGTTGAAGTTGACCCGCGCCGAGGCGTTGCGCCGTGCTGCGCGCTACGCCGCGGCCATCGCCGACCAGAGTCCGGACTACCACGCCGGGATGCGGGGCATCGCCGATGGCGCCAGGGTTGATCTCGCAGCTATCGCGGCGCTGAACGCGCGCTACGAACTGTTCTACGACGCATTCGTCGAACGGCCTCTGCCAGAGGGGTGTACGACCTTCGCCCTGGCGCCCGAGGCCACCGTAGAAGGGCATCTGCTGCTGGGTGAGAACTGGGACTGGATCGCCGGCGTGCAGGGCGCCCTGATCCACACGGTCGAGCCAGACCGTCCGCAGAGCCTGGCTTTCACCGAGGCGGGCATCTTTGGCGGTAAGATCGGTCTGAACGCGGCAGGGCTGGGGCTGGCGATTAACGGCCTGACCAGCCACGACGACGACTGGAGGCGCCTGCGCCGGCCTTTTCACGTGCGCTGGTACGAGGCGCTGCGCGCGCGGGACCTGGATGCCGCCGCGCGAGCCGTCGCCAGCGAGGAGCGCTCCTGCTCCGCGAACGTTCTACTGGCCCAGGTCCCCGACCGGGTGATGAACCTGGAACTGGGGCCGCGAGGCGTTCACGTGAGCGGTTGTACGCATGGCTGCCTGGTGCACGCCAACCACTTCCTGCACGCCGAGGCCGTTGGCGTTACCGAGCGCAATGTGGAAAAGAATCCCCACTCGTGGCGGCGCCAGGCGCGTCTGGAGCGCCTGCTCGCCGCGCGGCCCCTGGCCCTGGGTGATGTGCAGGCGGCGTTGCGCGACCACGAGGGTTACCCTTACTCGATCTGTTTTCATATTGACCCGAACGAACCTCCCGAAGAACATTATGAGAGCGTGGTTTCGGTAATTATGGATCTGCACGCTTGCGCGCTCTTCATGACCGATGGCCCGCCGTGCCAGGGAACGTATACGCGCTATGCGCTGGCGGTTGGCTCGGATGAGGTATGA
- a CDS encoding GNAT family N-acetyltransferase translates to MSQASTESAAQTPAAPPGLIIREFSGSEADYAAAVAVCNAAFPEYPESVEEWKEHDQRQPPHLKCRRWLAETEGEAVGFASYDQPETMYHPRLFTFFAAVRPERQGQGVGRALYATVTAALAPLDPLRIRAHCRSDYARSMRFLTERGFVEDRREWESRLAVAGFDPAPFAGHVERVLASGIRIVTLRELIEGDPEHRRKLYDLDVTLARDVPSPEPFTAPSPESFERYVFENRDLLPEGFFVAIDGQRYVGLSALWKSEKEPDTLYTGLTGVRREYRRRGIALALKLCAIEYARRHGIQTLKTWNESSNQGMLSINEALGFVKQPAWVSFVKRLQSEA, encoded by the coding sequence ATGTCACAGGCTTCTACAGAAAGCGCGGCGCAGACTCCTGCCGCGCCGCCAGGGTTGATCATCCGCGAGTTTAGCGGCAGCGAGGCAGACTACGCCGCCGCCGTGGCCGTGTGTAACGCGGCCTTTCCCGAATATCCCGAATCGGTCGAGGAGTGGAAGGAGCATGACCAGAGGCAACCGCCGCATCTCAAGTGCCGCCGCTGGCTCGCTGAAACTGAGGGTGAGGCGGTGGGCTTTGCCAGTTACGATCAGCCAGAGACGATGTACCACCCACGGCTGTTCACCTTCTTCGCGGCGGTGCGCCCGGAGCGGCAGGGCCAGGGCGTTGGCCGGGCGCTGTACGCGACGGTCACGGCGGCCCTGGCGCCCCTCGACCCGCTACGCATTCGCGCCCACTGCCGTAGCGACTATGCCCGCTCCATGCGCTTCCTGACCGAGCGGGGGTTCGTCGAAGATCGGCGCGAGTGGGAATCACGCCTCGCGGTGGCGGGATTTGATCCAGCCCCCTTCGCCGGTCACGTTGAGCGAGTGCTCGCCAGCGGGATCCGTATCGTCACCCTGCGCGAGTTAATCGAAGGCGATCCGGAGCATCGTCGCAAGCTCTACGACCTGGACGTGACCCTGGCCCGGGACGTTCCTTCGCCAGAACCGTTCACCGCGCCTTCTCCAGAGAGTTTTGAGCGCTATGTCTTCGAGAATCGCGATCTCCTGCCTGAGGGCTTTTTCGTGGCCATAGACGGGCAGCGCTACGTCGGGTTGAGTGCGCTGTGGAAGAGTGAAAAGGAACCTGATACGCTCTACACCGGCCTCACCGGGGTGCGCCGCGAGTACCGGCGGCGCGGCATCGCTCTGGCGCTGAAACTGTGCGCCATCGAGTACGCCCGCCGTCACGGAATCCAGACGCTCAAGACCTGGAACGAATCGAGTAACCAGGGAATGCTCAGCATCAACGAGGCTCTTGGCTTCGTGAAGCAGCCGGCCTGGGTGAGTTTTGTGAAACGCCTGCAATCCGAGGCATAG
- a CDS encoding DUF4367 domain-containing protein: MRRSLLLLIGLLSALLLAACGQRLPTAEEIVERMEAARAATDDARATVVFDLTTPDRSGRMVVDSWMQKTGANDAAGKPVYRARTEVREASEAGLVGSLMVSDGETFWLYNPAENTVITGAASQMREAAAAPAGPATMLQDLIAQGLDAVQLEVLGAEVVAGKNTWKVKVTPRPATREQLGLDGLVEGFMWVDAELALPLKATFDASDFGRGSIEALRLETNTGLSADLFRFTPPPGATVVRAEDLAARAKSSVASLDEARAAVSFPLREPGYLPAGMALVEVRLVGPDAVILNYAGAGGSVSVVQSSEEIGRDQAPPAGSQMRAVTVRGVSGALIVGADGRGSLLRWEEGGLRYVVAGAVGPDEALKIAESLR; this comes from the coding sequence ATGCGACGTTCACTACTGCTGCTGATCGGGCTCCTCAGCGCGCTGCTGCTCGCCGCCTGCGGGCAACGTTTGCCCACAGCGGAGGAGATTGTTGAGCGCATGGAGGCGGCCCGCGCCGCTACCGACGATGCCCGCGCCACGGTGGTCTTCGATCTCACCACCCCCGACCGCTCCGGCCGGATGGTGGTGGATAGCTGGATGCAGAAGACCGGTGCGAACGATGCTGCCGGTAAGCCTGTCTATCGCGCGCGGACGGAGGTGCGCGAGGCCAGTGAGGCCGGACTGGTCGGTTCGCTTATGGTCAGTGACGGCGAGACCTTCTGGCTCTACAACCCCGCCGAGAACACCGTGATCACCGGCGCTGCCAGCCAGATGCGCGAGGCCGCTGCCGCGCCCGCCGGTCCTGCGACGATGCTCCAGGACCTGATCGCCCAGGGGCTTGACGCGGTGCAACTTGAGGTGCTCGGCGCCGAAGTGGTGGCCGGCAAGAACACCTGGAAGGTCAAGGTCACTCCCCGGCCGGCCACGCGCGAGCAGCTTGGTCTCGATGGCCTGGTTGAAGGCTTTATGTGGGTGGATGCGGAACTGGCGCTGCCACTCAAGGCCACTTTCGACGCCAGCGACTTCGGGCGCGGCAGCATCGAGGCCCTGCGCCTCGAAACCAACACCGGCCTGAGCGCCGACCTGTTCCGCTTCACCCCGCCCCCCGGCGCTACTGTGGTGCGCGCCGAGGATCTGGCCGCGCGGGCGAAGTCCAGCGTCGCTTCGCTCGACGAGGCCCGCGCCGCGGTCAGCTTCCCCCTGCGCGAGCCGGGCTACCTGCCCGCCGGGATGGCGCTGGTCGAGGTGCGTCTCGTCGGCCCCGATGCCGTGATCCTCAACTACGCCGGCGCTGGCGGCAGTGTGAGCGTGGTGCAGAGCAGCGAGGAGATCGGCCGCGACCAGGCGCCGCCCGCCGGTAGCCAGATGCGCGCCGTGACGGTGCGTGGCGTGTCCGGCGCCCTGATCGTCGGCGCCGACGGCCGGGGCAGCCTGCTGCGCTGGGAAGAAGGTGGTCTGCGCTACGTCGTCGCCGGGGCCGTCGGCCCCGATGAGGCGCTGAAGATTGCCGAGAGCCTGCGCTAG
- a CDS encoding ABC transporter ATP-binding protein: protein MTATLIRAIALARRYQMGKTYVDALRGVDLQVAPGEFVALVGPSGSGKSTLLHLIGGLVRPTGGEIWVNGIELGRSSDQELVRYRRDTLGFVFQSFNLLPVKTAWENVAVPLMLAGVSPERRRARAMALLEQLGLGHRANHRPAELSGGEQQRVAIARALANHPRLILADEPTGNLDSRTGGEIMALLRSLVRDEGLTLLLVTHDMSVARYADRIVHLRDGAVQFVEAVEATSW, encoded by the coding sequence ATGACCGCGACCCTCATCCGCGCCATTGCTCTTGCCCGCCGCTACCAGATGGGCAAAACCTACGTTGACGCGCTGCGGGGCGTGGATCTCCAGGTGGCCCCCGGCGAGTTCGTGGCCCTGGTTGGCCCCAGCGGCAGCGGCAAGAGCACCCTGCTGCACCTGATCGGCGGTCTGGTACGCCCCACTGGCGGCGAGATCTGGGTCAACGGGATCGAGCTGGGCCGCAGCAGCGATCAGGAACTGGTACGCTACCGTCGCGATACGCTCGGCTTCGTGTTCCAGAGTTTCAACCTGCTGCCCGTCAAGACCGCCTGGGAGAACGTTGCCGTCCCGCTGATGCTTGCCGGTGTGTCGCCCGAACGCCGGCGGGCGCGGGCGATGGCCCTGCTGGAGCAACTCGGCCTCGGCCACCGCGCCAACCACCGGCCCGCCGAGTTAAGCGGCGGTGAGCAACAACGGGTCGCCATCGCCCGCGCTCTGGCCAACCACCCGCGGCTGATCCTGGCCGATGAACCCACCGGCAACCTCGACAGCCGCACCGGCGGCGAGATTATGGCCCTCCTACGGAGCCTGGTACGCGACGAGGGCCTGACCCTGCTTCTCGTCACCCACGATATGAGCGTGGCTCGCTATGCCGACCGCATCGTCCATCTGCGTGACGGGGCGGTGCAGTTCGTGGAGGCAGTAGAAGCAACATCATGGTAG
- a CDS encoding HAD family hydrolase produces MIRALIFDFDGLIVDTETPALESWRRIYAEYGFDLGLQEWSATLGTRHGFDALEHLIGLVGAADPARAAALRAESAAIRARRRALKDAMGAAQGLLPGVIEVLDEAEALGLPCAVASSSDYRWVGGWLERLGIARRFACIRTADDVTRTKPDPELFLSAAAGLKLPPEACLVLEDSANGILAARAAGCPVVAVPGAVTRQLPLPPADLTLPSLAAMRLADILAVFQ; encoded by the coding sequence ATGATACGCGCCCTGATCTTCGATTTTGATGGACTGATCGTTGACACCGAAACTCCGGCGCTGGAGAGCTGGCGGCGCATATATGCCGAATACGGGTTCGATCTGGGATTGCAGGAGTGGTCGGCGACGCTGGGCACGCGCCACGGTTTCGACGCCCTCGAGCACCTGATTGGTCTGGTCGGGGCCGCCGACCCTGCCCGCGCCGCCGCGCTGCGCGCCGAGAGCGCCGCCATCCGCGCGCGCCGGCGGGCTCTCAAGGACGCCATGGGGGCTGCTCAGGGCCTGTTGCCCGGCGTCATCGAGGTGCTCGACGAGGCCGAGGCGCTGGGATTGCCGTGTGCGGTGGCTTCCAGCAGCGACTATCGCTGGGTCGGGGGCTGGCTGGAGCGGCTGGGGATCGCCCGGCGCTTCGCCTGCATCCGCACCGCCGACGACGTGACGCGCACCAAGCCCGACCCGGAGCTGTTTCTCTCCGCCGCCGCGGGGCTGAAGTTGCCGCCGGAAGCCTGTCTGGTGCTCGAAGACTCGGCCAACGGCATTCTAGCCGCTCGCGCTGCGGGTTGCCCGGTGGTGGCCGTACCGGGCGCGGTAACGCGCCAGTTGCCCCTGCCGCCCGCCGATCTGACCCTGCCCTCCCTCGCCGCCATGCGCCTGGCGGACATCCTGGCAGTGTTTCAGTAG
- a CDS encoding cytochrome C oxidase subunit IV family protein, translating to MAKTSTTASHGPQGDGVHPEHVRHTHISRGTYYKVFGALMALMALTVGAWWIEGFIALPRLLGVAIAMAIAIAKTTLIVLYFMHVKVSERATQAYAAAAFIGFAIMVIITMVDYFARGWPPPPGPLP from the coding sequence ATGGCAAAGACAAGCACAACTGCCAGCCACGGCCCCCAGGGCGACGGCGTCCACCCGGAGCATGTCCGGCATACCCACATCAGCCGCGGGACGTACTACAAGGTGTTCGGCGCGCTGATGGCGTTGATGGCGCTCACGGTAGGGGCCTGGTGGATCGAGGGGTTCATCGCCCTGCCGCGCCTGCTTGGCGTGGCGATCGCTATGGCCATCGCCATCGCCAAGACAACGCTGATTGTCCTCTACTTTATGCACGTAAAGGTCAGCGAGCGGGCCACGCAGGCCTATGCCGCGGCGGCGTTTATAGGCTTCGCGATTATGGTGATTATTACCATGGTGGATTATTTTGCGCGGGGTTGGCCCCCGCCCCCCGGACCGCTGCCGTGA
- a CDS encoding cytochrome c oxidase subunit 3 — translation MATTPTAKPAPVHEHGHEAHGRELLHHFESAQQQKETATLGMWVFLVTEIMLFGGIFMAYIVYRWAFPDVWAEAAHHLNTPLGAVNTVVLLVSSLTVALAVNAAEEGDRRRLLTMLGITLLLGATFLVIKGYEYGEKFAHCAGAANPVAWVTGGARLEEKECLVPGRSFIFPEAHGAEGGKGAAATHGAEAGHGQPQAGPGSPYQLFYFLYFVATGLHAVHMVIGLTIVSVLTFISWRGVITPTYFTPIEVGGLYWHLIDIIWVFLFPLFYLVH, via the coding sequence TTGGCGACGACACCAACCGCGAAACCGGCGCCGGTCCATGAGCATGGCCACGAGGCTCATGGGCGCGAACTTCTGCACCACTTCGAGAGCGCACAACAGCAGAAGGAGACGGCCACCCTGGGGATGTGGGTCTTCCTGGTGACCGAAATCATGCTGTTCGGCGGGATCTTTATGGCGTATATCGTCTACCGCTGGGCCTTTCCCGATGTGTGGGCCGAGGCGGCGCACCATCTCAACACCCCTCTCGGCGCGGTGAACACGGTGGTGCTGCTGGTCAGTTCGCTGACGGTGGCCCTGGCGGTAAACGCGGCCGAGGAGGGCGACCGGCGGCGCCTGCTGACGATGCTGGGGATCACCCTCCTGCTGGGAGCGACCTTCCTGGTGATCAAGGGCTACGAGTACGGCGAGAAGTTCGCCCACTGCGCCGGGGCGGCCAATCCGGTCGCCTGGGTGACCGGCGGCGCGCGGCTCGAAGAAAAGGAATGTCTGGTGCCCGGACGCAGCTTCATCTTCCCCGAGGCCCACGGCGCCGAGGGCGGCAAGGGCGCTGCAGCCACCCACGGGGCCGAGGCGGGCCACGGGCAGCCCCAGGCTGGCCCTGGCTCGCCCTATCAGTTGTTCTACTTCCTCTACTTCGTCGCCACCGGTCTGCACGCCGTACACATGGTCATCGGGCTGACGATTGTCTCGGTGCTGACTTTTATCTCCTGGCGCGGGGTGATTACGCCAACCTATTTTACTCCCATTGAGGTCGGGGGCCTCTACTGGCACCTGATTGACATTATCTGGGTGTTTCTCTTCCCATTGTTTTATCTGGTGCACTGA
- the ctaD gene encoding cytochrome c oxidase subunit I — translation MATTAFPQRGYLHDDTPDLGAWIRSWLFTVDHKRIAILYLLAINFFFLLGGLAATFVRLELITPQGDLMSSDVYNRMFTLHGVIMIFFFLIPAIPAVLGNFLLPLMLGARDLAFPRLNLLSWYLYMFGGIFALSAAVLGGVDTGWTFYTPFSSTYSNSNVILTITGAFIMGFSSIATAVNFIATTHKMRAPGLTWFRLPLFVWAMYATSLVIVLATPVVGIALLLVAIERLWGVGIFDPALGGDPLLFQHLFWFYSHPAVYIMILPAFGVISELISTFSRKRIFGYEFIAFSSMAIAILGFLVWGHHMFVSSQSVYSSLVFSFITMLIAIPSAIKVFNWTATLYKGSISYRTPMLYALGFIGLFVLGGLTGIFLGVVAIDIHVTDTYFVVAHFHYVMVGGTIMAYLGGIHYWWPKMTGRMYNEIWGGISALIIFVGFNMTFFPQFVLGYLGMPRRYHVYPEEFQILHVLSSAGATVLAVGFVIPIIYLLLSLKTGRIAGNNPWDATGLEWKTTSPPPTHNFEAIPIVTTEAYAYPPEAAARDAAEWRPGSPL, via the coding sequence ATGGCGACGACGGCCTTTCCGCAGCGCGGCTACCTGCACGACGACACCCCGGACCTGGGGGCGTGGATCAGGTCGTGGCTGTTTACGGTTGATCATAAACGCATTGCTATTCTGTACCTGCTCGCTATCAACTTCTTCTTTCTGCTGGGCGGGTTGGCGGCCACCTTTGTGCGCCTCGAGCTGATCACCCCCCAGGGCGACCTGATGTCGTCGGACGTGTACAACCGCATGTTCACGCTCCACGGCGTGATCATGATCTTCTTCTTTCTCATCCCGGCCATCCCGGCAGTGCTGGGGAACTTCCTCCTGCCGCTGATGCTCGGCGCGCGCGACCTGGCCTTTCCCCGGCTGAACCTGCTGAGCTGGTACCTGTACATGTTCGGCGGCATCTTCGCCCTCAGCGCGGCGGTGCTAGGCGGCGTGGATACCGGCTGGACGTTCTACACCCCCTTCAGTTCCACCTACTCGAACTCGAACGTCATCCTGACGATCACCGGCGCCTTCATTATGGGTTTTTCATCCATCGCCACAGCGGTGAACTTCATCGCTACCACCCACAAGATGCGCGCGCCGGGGTTGACCTGGTTCCGGCTGCCGTTGTTCGTCTGGGCGATGTACGCCACCAGTCTGGTGATCGTGCTGGCCACGCCGGTAGTGGGCATTGCCCTGCTGCTGGTGGCCATCGAGCGCCTGTGGGGAGTAGGGATCTTCGACCCGGCCCTGGGCGGAGATCCGCTGCTCTTCCAGCATCTCTTCTGGTTCTACTCCCACCCGGCGGTGTACATCATGATCCTGCCGGCCTTCGGGGTGATCTCCGAACTGATCTCGACCTTCTCGCGCAAGCGCATCTTCGGCTACGAGTTTATCGCCTTCTCTAGCATGGCCATCGCCATCCTGGGCTTCCTGGTCTGGGGGCACCACATGTTCGTGAGCAGCCAGTCGGTGTACTCCAGCCTGGTCTTCTCCTTCATTACCATGCTGATCGCCATTCCGTCGGCGATCAAGGTATTCAACTGGACGGCGACGCTCTACAAAGGCTCGATCAGCTACCGCACGCCGATGCTCTACGCTCTGGGCTTCATCGGCCTGTTCGTGCTCGGCGGGCTGACAGGGATCTTCCTCGGCGTGGTGGCGATTGACATTCACGTGACCGACACCTACTTCGTGGTGGCTCACTTCCATTACGTGATGGTCGGCGGCACGATCATGGCCTACCTGGGCGGCATCCATTACTGGTGGCCGAAGATGACCGGCAGGATGTACAATGAAATCTGGGGCGGCATCTCGGCGCTGATCATCTTCGTTGGCTTCAACATGACCTTCTTCCCCCAGTTCGTGCTGGGCTACCTGGGCATGCCGCGCCGGTACCATGTGTACCCTGAGGAGTTCCAGATCCTGCATGTGCTCTCGTCCGCCGGGGCCACGGTGCTGGCAGTAGGGTTCGTGATTCCGATCATCTATCTGCTGCTCTCATTGAAGACCGGGCGGATCGCCGGCAACAATCCCTGGGACGCGACGGGCCTGGAGTGGAAGACCACCTCGCCGCCGCCGACCCACAACTTCGAGGCCATTCCTATCGTAACGACCGAAGCCTACGCCTATCCGCCCGAGGCCGCCGCCCGCGACGCGGCTGAGTGGCGGCCGGGAAGCCCGTTGTAA